acatttacctataaaaaaatgctcatttttgtttgttttgtaaTTACTTATTATTGAAGGACTCAAGCTGAAGCAATTGACAAAATTGTTAAGGATGTTTTGACAAAGCTAGAAAAGGCGGTTTTGTTTATTACCGAGTATCCGGTTGGATTAGATGCTCAAGTGGAAGAAGTGATTGGGTTTAGGGAAGATCATACAAAAAATGTTTTTACAGTAGGGATCTGGGGAATGGGAGGATTGGGTAAGACAACCTTAGCCAAATCCATCTACAATAAAATTCATGGTGAATTTGAAGGTACAAGTTTTATTGAAAATATTAGAGAAGTTTGTGAAAATGATAGAAGAGGGCATATTCATTTACAAGAACAACTTCTTTCAGATGTCCTGGAAACACAAGTGAAGATACATAGTACTGCATTTGGGATAAGTATGATTAAGAAGAAAATTTCTAGGAGAAAGGCACTGGTTATACTTGATGATGTGACCACGTTTGAGCAATTAAAAGCCCTATGTGCGAATCGTGAATGGTTAGGTGTCGGAAGCGTACTAATTGTTACCACCAGAGATGTACACctacttaatttaattaaagtTGATCGTGTCTGTAGAATGAAGGAAATGGACCAAAATGACTCCCTTGAGCTTTTCAGTTGGCATGCTTTCAGACAAGCAAGTCCGAGAAAAGACTTCATTGAACTCTCAAGAAATGTAGTTGCTTACTGTGGAGGATTACCACTAGCTCTTGAAGTCCTTGGATCTTACTTACATGAGAGGAAGAAAAAAGAATGGAGAAGTGTATTGTCAAAACTGAAGATGATTCCCAATGATCAAGTCCAAGAGAAACTCAGAATAAGTTATGACGGTTTAAAGGATGAGCTGCAAAAGGATATATTTCTTGACATATGCTGTTTCTTTATTGGGAAAGGCAGAGCCTGTGTTACAGAGATATTAAATGGGTGTGGACTTCATGCTGATATTGGAATAACTGTCCTCATAGAGAGGAGCCTTGTGAAAGTTGAAAGGAATAACAAGCTTGGAATACATGATCTGGTTCGAGACATGGGAAGAGAAATTGTTCGTGAAAGTTCAACAAAAGGGCTTGGGAAGCGTACTCGATTGTGGTCTCCTGAGGATGGACATGATGTGTTGACAAATAATACTGTAAGAAATTTCTCTGTATAGAGTTTCAAACTTTTCATTACTCTCCATAATCTTATCGagatgattattatttttttttacttgtttTTTCTATTCATAAATATGCACATGATGTTTTTCCTTGTCATGTTCATTCAAAAGTGTAGTTAGGTTGCACCACCGCAACTTTATGCTCCATTTTCTAGTGAGTAATGAAAAGGGCTTCCCCTTACTTTTCTctgctttttcttttcttcacatGTAAGGAACAGAAACTGTTGAGGGATTGGTTTTGAACTTGCAAAGAACCGGTAGGATTTCCTTCAATGTTAATGCTTTCAAGGAGATGAAGAAATTGAGACTTTTGCAACTTGTTAGTGTTGAACTCAAAGGAGGTTATAAGCACCTTTCCAATTTTAAGCATAAGTTTAATTGTTTGGAGCAGCTTCTCtatttatatttctaacattcAAGCGATAAGGGTAAATGAGGCAATTTTTGGTGACTAAGTGTCtttatttgttaattatacTCCAAAATATTGTTTTGAAGCAGCTGTCATaatattgtttttcttttatcttgTTTGTTTATTGTGATAGTTCTAGTTTATACACCGGTAAGGAAATACTGAGCTTTTTGTTGTATTTTGGACTTGGGTTTTAGATGTGACTCTTTTTGTATGCAAGCTATAAGCTGAAGAACTTTTGTACTTATATTTCCACTTAAATTGCACTTGGAGATCAAATCCTCTAAGAGATTTTTCTTACCATTTGTCACAGCAGTAGGAGATCCATGTGCTGAATAACAACATACGTTGATACTCTGCTAGGCGTAGAACGTTCACACTTTGCAGAGACAAAAGTCACTAGCAGGTTGCTTAATGATAATTGTTATTGCTGTTGAGTTATAGGCTCCATGTAAAAGATGAGGAAGAGAAAATCATCAAAGATGTTTTCCAAGTTGCTTTCTCTGTCTAGGTGTGTTCACAATTTTAGTACTTAATTACAGTTCAATTGCTCCGAACATGTGGCCTTTGttctgtttctttttgtttgtttcagGGAGTTGTTTGGATAATTAGTTTCACTGTATATAacctaaactttttttttcagcTTGCTTTCCTTGCACGAGATTAAAAAGGAAAGACGCATGCTTCTGAAAGCCCAAATTAGCCATCTGATTCCCCTTCACTTTTGAATAGATAGTTCGTGAAGTATTTAATGTAAAAAGATCAATGGATAGATAGTAATCATTGCTTTCAGTTTCAATGTCCATATAAATATGATGAACATGCTTATAGTTATAGGCATCACAAGGCACTTGAACATTTGCATAGTAAATAGTTGTGATATTCTCATATCCTTTTCTTTCTACCTCTTCAGTTTTCACATGACTTCATGATCCTCATACACAAGACAGTTGTAGCTTCaaatctctcttacttttaccACAGTTGTACCGGGATCTATACCACCTTTAGACACATAAATATATGACTGCTCTAAACCGGAGCTATGCTCTAACCTGGAGCTAAAATAATTTCCTTACAGCATGGGAGATGCAAGGTTGCTAATTAGATTGCTTAAATACTATTCTGGTGGGCCCAAATTGACATAttggatttaagcaacccaagtaTAATTTGCTCCAACCAAGattgcttattttacttttatttgggTCCTACTAtacctcatatatttatattattttaaggtCATGACTTAAGTTCatgaatgaaaaagaaaatataattttttaatcaaaaagtaagaagaaagagaataaaaaatcGTTGCTTAATGAAGATAAAATGTTTTATGTTAATTAAAACTAAACAATTACTAAATAATGACAATACAAGTTTTAaacttccgtattgaatacagTATTTTATATTTCGTATTCAATACGAAAGTTTATATTCCGTATCGATCAAAACCTCCATTGATGACCACCTCAGTTGCAAAACTTACCCATTGCCAAAACAAACCATTCCAGCCATAAAAAACTCTAATTAATCATCATGAAACTAGCCCGGGGTTGAATGATTGAACTAATTTAAAgtaaaatggtgaaaatgaaaaCTTACCTCTAGGTTGAAAATGATGAAGAACAGAGGTTATGGACgctttgatgaagatgatgaagtccCAATATCAAAACCCAACAAGCTTGGATCAATCAGAAGTGGCAAGAAGTTTTTTttcaaagggggggggggggaaaggGTTTGAAGGAGAGGAAAAGTTTGGAGCAAATGAAATGAATTTGAAAATGTCTCTGCCTTTACAAACTAAAACAGTTACATAATTTTATATCCCGTATTGGATACAAAATTTTATATCTCGTATCGAATAAGTGGTATGAACT
This portion of the Lotus japonicus ecotype B-129 chromosome 3, LjGifu_v1.2 genome encodes:
- the LOC130745923 gene encoding disease resistance protein RPV1-like isoform X4, with product MASSSWNHQWIYDVFINFRGEDTRHSFVSHLYAALSNAGINTFLDDEKLIKGSDLKPSLLRAIEGSRISLVVLSTNYTSSRWCLDELDKIMDCRGTYGQIVIPIFYEVDPSHVRKGTHAFSLAAAGGDGYVEVDVGMKWMRVLNQVANLSGWDLSTFRTQAEAIDKIVKDVLTKLEKAVLFITEYPVGLDAQVEEVIGFREDHTKNVFTVGIWGMGGLGKTTLAKSIYNKIHGEFEGTSFIENIREVCENDRRGHIHLQEQLLSDVLETQVKIHSTAFGISMIKKKISRRKALVILDDVTTFEQLKALCANREWLGVGSVLIVTTRDVHLLNLIKVDRVCRMKEMDQNDSLELFSWHAFRQASPRKDFIELSRNVVAYCGGLPLALEVLGSYLHERKKKEWRSVLSKLKMIPNDQVQEKLRISYDGLKDELQKDIFLDICCFFIGKGRACVTEILNGCGLHADIGITVLIERSLVKVERNNKLGIHDLVRDMGREIVRESSTKGLGKRTRLWSPEDGHDVLTNNT
- the LOC130745923 gene encoding disease resistance protein RPV1-like isoform X2, whose translation is MASSSWNHQWIYDVFINFRGEDTRHSFVSHLYAALSNAGINTFLDDEKLIKGSDLKPSLLRAIEGSRISLVVLSTNYTSSRWCLDELDKIMDCRGTYGQIVIPIFYEVDPSHVRKGTHAFSLAAAGGDGYVEVDVGMKWMRVLNQVANLSGWDLSTFRTQAEAIDKIVKDVLTKLEKAVLFITEYPVGLDAQVEEVIGFREDHTKNVFTVGIWGMGGLGKTTLAKSIYNKIHGEFEGTSFIENIREVCENDRRGHIHLQEQLLSDVLETQVKIHSTAFGISMIKKKISRRKALVILDDVTTFEQLKALCANREWLGVGSVLIVTTRDVHLLNLIKVDRVCRMKEMDQNDSLELFSWHAFRQASPRKDFIELSRNVVAYCGGLPLALEVLGSYLHERKKKEWRSVLSKLKMIPNDQVQEKLRISYDGLKDELQKDIFLDICCFFIGKGRACVTEILNGCGLHADIGITVLIERSLVKVERNNKLGIHDLVRDMGREIVRESSTKGLGKRTRLWSPEDGHDVLTNNTKLLRDWF
- the LOC130745923 gene encoding disease resistance protein RPV1-like isoform X1 gives rise to the protein MASSSWNHQWIYDVFINFRGEDTRHSFVSHLYAALSNAGINTFLDDEKLIKGSDLKPSLLRAIEGSRISLVVLSTNYTSSRWCLDELDKIMDCRGTYGQIVIPIFYEVDPSHVRKGTHAFSLAAAGGDGYVEVDVGMKWMRVLNQVANLSGWDLSTFRTQAEAIDKIVKDVLTKLEKAVLFITEYPVGLDAQVEEVIGFREDHTKNVFTVGIWGMGGLGKTTLAKSIYNKIHGEFEGTSFIENIREVCENDRRGHIHLQEQLLSDVLETQVKIHSTAFGISMIKKKISRRKALVILDDVTTFEQLKALCANREWLGVGSVLIVTTRDVHLLNLIKVDRVCRMKEMDQNDSLELFSWHAFRQASPRKDFIELSRNVVAYCGGLPLALEVLGSYLHERKKKEWRSVLSKLKMIPNDQVQEKLRISYDGLKDELQKDIFLDICCFFIGKGRACVTEILNGCGLHADIGITVLIERSLVKVERNNKLGIHDLVRDMGREIVRESSTKGLGKRTRLWSPEDGHDVLTNNTEQKLLRDWF
- the LOC130745923 gene encoding disease resistance protein RPV1-like isoform X3 yields the protein MASSSWNHQWIYDVFINFRGEDTRHSFVSHLYAALSNAGINTFLDDEKLIKGSDLKPSLLRAIEGSRISLVVLSTNYTSSRWCLDELDKIMDCRGTYGQIVIPIFYEVDPSHVRKGTHAFSLAAAGGDGYVEVDVGMKWMRVLNQVANLSGWDLSTFRTQAEAIDKIVKDVLTKLEKAVLFITEYPVGLDAQVEEVIGFREDHTKNVFTVGIWGMGGLGKTTLAKSIYNKIHGEFEGTSFIENIREVCENDRRGHIHLQEQLLSDVLETQVKIHSTAFGISMIKKKISRRKALVILDDVTTFEQLKALCANREWLGVGSVLIVTTRDVHLLNLIKVDRVCRMKEMDQNDSLELFSWHAFRQASPRKDFIELSRNVVAYCGGLPLALEVLGSYLHERKKKEWRSVLSKLKMIPNDQVQEKLRISYDGLKDELQKDIFLDICCFFIGKGRACVTEILNGCGLHADIGITVLIERSLVKVERNNKLGIHDLVRDMGREIVRESSTKGLGKRTRLWSPEDGHDVLTNNTQ